The following proteins are co-located in the Branchiostoma lanceolatum isolate klBraLanc5 chromosome 16, klBraLanc5.hap2, whole genome shotgun sequence genome:
- the LOC136421850 gene encoding uncharacterized protein, translating into MADEVNIPDVKVNDTEVNDNEESLESVNRTDQESSTTDIPSPLENKERNMTETNETSIDIDKENENNEAQETQPLLLQRQVVHEGTEVITVQELPELEATKTKKRRNCKDFFCAWDDRRAYYFGRKLGIIFVYLGIGMVIAGILLVWISTVWKPERPFAMMIWIGITVIIVGALIIENSNWQKEIDKAKKQNIVYAQEKLEEKAKEPKVFYGAAFDDIDIKDESGQTVQLTKEQVRQMVSDIVGPDAIHSIYHIGGQWKVYFHTKPARDEFMNKALVYRGKDIRKYVIESKTEEELAALAELDALEPRDETLYGYMFEDGDVVNEDGNLVKLDEDEVCESILNTEVDPDKLYAVEYIRGEWKIYVYGKTSGDKLMKQGLTIRGQGINLRTIDYSKIVQPPKAKLRKSSVSSGEKDMSGVAILKIFNLPVIVEDLVVIKNLQKAGCKVKGAIQKQKVKRQFAKSSVYFLNGIRFVRVRIPSIKRFPLKQFWDGYFVKMEVVKVFPNDDSTEQSAQLASASSALQVEDKMASRKKEVVTTGICHVRNDANEEDVTVPSLSDMDADRPGLSNGADKISRERATTSLHDFDMGTDRTEELFQAGQFSREGTRPFPYELDKGIDHNDELLDAGELSREGTRSSSYELDMGADRDEEEDEEELEAGELSREGTRSSSCGVDMGTDLEQSEVGEFSRDGTRSSSYELDTVTNRNEELSDADELSREGTRPSSDDLEGAVGGDEPEDINIPEMMKRANGDSGIQTPESGSRTSVLGSQMSNQEGAPLSQMRQEYLV; encoded by the exons atggcggacgaagTTAACATTCCCGACGTGAAGGTCAACGACACGGAGGTCAACGACAATGAAGAAAGCCTCGAGTCGGTGAACCGTACAGATCAGGAATCAAGCACGACAGATATACCTTCACCTCTggagaataaagaaagaaacatgacggAAACTAATGAAACGTCTATTGATATAGACAAAGAAAACGAAAACAACGAAGCTCAGGAAACACAACCCTTGCTCTTACAACGTCAAGTCGTGCACGAGGGTACCGAGGTGATCACAGTTCAGGAACTTCCCGAGTTAGAAgcgacaaaaacaaagaaaagacgTAATTGCAAGGACTTCTTCTGTGCATGGGACGACAGAAGGGCGTATTATTTTGGTAGGAAGTTAGGTATCATCTTTGTTTACCTCGGGATAGGAATGGTGATCGCCGGGATCTTGCTCGTCTGGATCTCAACTGTGTGGAAACCAGAAAGGCCGTTTGCTATGATGATCTGGATCGGGATCACG gtTATTATAGTTGGGGCTTTGATCATTGAAAactccaactggcaaaaggaaaTCGATAAGGCTAAGAAACAG AACATTGTGTATGCACAAGAGAAGCTCGAAGAGAAGGCAAAAGAGCCCAAAGTGTTCTACGGAGCAGCTTTCGACGACATCGACATAAAAGACGAAAGTGGACAGACTGTTCAACTTACAAAAGAACAAGTACGGCAGATGGTCAGTGATATCGTGGGGCCAGATGCCATACACTCTATCTACCATATCGGTGGACAATGGAAAGTTTACTTCCATACCAAACCAGCCAGAGATGAGTTTATGAACAAGGCATTGGTGTACAGGGGTAAAGACATTCGAAAGTATGTAATTGAGTCCAAAACAGAAGAAGAGTTGGCTGCCTTAGCTGAGCTGGACGCTTTAGAACCCCGGGATGAGACCTTATACGGCTACATGTTTGAAGATGGTGATGTGGTCAATGAAGATGGGAATCTGGTAAAATTAGATGAAGATGAAGTGTGCGAAAGCATACTGAATACTGAAGTCGATCCAGACAAGTTGTACGCGGTGGAATACATACGAGGTGAATGGAAAATCTATGTCTACGGAAAAACCTCAGGAGACAAACTGATGAAACAGGGCCTAACAATCAGAGGCCAAGGTATCAATCTACGTACAATAGACTACAGCAAAATTGTCCAGCCTCCAAAAGCAAAACTTCGAAAGTCAAGCGTGTCGAGCGGTGAGAAAGACATGTCAGGTGTTgccattttgaagatttttaatCTCCCAGTTATTGTAGAAGACCTTGTAGTTATCAAGAATCTACAAAAAGCAGGGTGCAAAGTGAAAGGGGCCATACAGAAACAGAAAGTCAAGCGACAGTTCGCAAAGTCATCGGTGTACTTTTTAAACGGAATTCGCTTTGTACGGGTCCGTATTCCAAGCATAAAGCGATTTCCTCTGAAACAGTTTTGGGACGGATACTTTGTCAAGATGGAAGTGGTCAAAGTTTTTCCCAACGATGATTCCACCGAGCAAAGTGCCCAACTAGCTTCCGCCAGTAGTGCCCTGCAGGTAGAAGACAAAATGGCCAGCCGGAAGAAAGAAGTCGTGACAACAGGTATTTGCCACGTGAGGAATGACGCAAATGAAGAAGACGTTACAGTACCGTCCCTCTCAGACATGGACGCTGACCGTCCAGGGTTGTCCAACGGAGCAGATAAAATCTCGCGAGAAAGGGCGACGACTTCTttgcatgattttgacatggggaCCGATCGTACCGAGGAACTATTTCAAGCAGGTCAATTCTCGCGTGAGGGGACGAGACCTTTCCCGTATGAACTTGATAAGGGGATCGATCATAACGATGAACTATTAGACGCAGGTGAACTCTCACGAGAGGGTACGAGATCCTCTTCGTATGAACTTGATATGGGGGCCGATCGTGATGAGGAAGAAGATGAGGAAGAATTAGAAGCAGGTGAACTCTCACGAGAGGGTACGAGATCTTCATCGTGTGGAGTTGACATGGGGACTGATCTTGAGCAATCAGAAGTAGGTGAATTCTCGCGAGATGGTACGAGATCCTCTTCGTATGAACTGGATACGGTCACCAATCGAAATGAGGAGCTATCAGATGCAGATGAACTGTCGCGAGAGGGGACGAGACCTTCATCGGATGATCTCGAAGGAGCCGTAGGCGGAGATGAGCCAGAAGATATCAACATTCCGGAAATGATGAAGAGAGCCAACGGTGACTCCGGAATACAGACACCGGAATCCGGATCGAGAACTTCCGTTCTGGGGTCACAAATGTCAAACCAGGAAGGAGCGCCACTGTCCCAGATGCGGCAGGAATATCTcgtttga
- the LOC136421960 gene encoding uncharacterized protein, translated as MAKCCSNCWYDRACWFFGLFTSILGGISIFFGVGALLYWNNPDLIDEFAIPIWVGVFLICIGGLVMANNKCRRWEDINKEYLEELELQLISEEPQERPVKRVESFTRLFKSRSRLSIRSEGKSKASQSANQERDIFERLDSLRKEKENGSIRSNKNVSRQGSPASKSRRDKIRQQTKYELLDELEDQQLHRSPSLYSDLNCLTGADINKSQDKMRNKRFKPIPDYANKERNAIDKTQHGNKRYSPDDYTNEKQPRNKRQGSKEHRKHHDTNNVDEFEMLVMEQDGRSARSSPRSRRNQHKIKQGANNDQEVLHWDDTIPLETGSRKANRRPEYRRSFSEGHGDTGSVSDFNDENTSEKKLHNKRNSIPSLGTNVGQHHKTGDFLEVPRGRRKKRGNDLLGETCQPDSKSLPGTPKGRRKAAREEPDIPLYSKSLPGTPEERRRIPNPLEYHDRLDSTTINFYQKPSRVGEVKQKSPSQRSVNSMAEYQKRSLDKFMIPAFMEHGDSTIEPDYFTTTSLDRKKHRARHRSQPVATSAQTGSSRDRMDSRRRSIPDIIISQEAINGNLNADGSIQNMDGSQQFASPNTYGQMAVRPKKSSRSSSISAGSTTPSVRSPRQSPVQRRRSTEPALAGLESLKTYRDSFEAEGYSSMELEADIYEHMVRERMRKYKGNTTEPKVIFPTRKRHRTAPAVSPTTRRRYFDDMERSPFFGLHDAGDDMDNVHTNSKFEARKQSLPPNLDRRQRRTSGKHRKPSIPYLESYSSDSEGGEETSLLGSRVALNSRGGKNSRTVSPTDSLESIRVGRTDSPPESKMAARSKKAKHHGRYADDGLTVHEPRKKRVRSPKLVSDMYETSGQENSATESDTFPPTTWETEMSTGKKNNDIRKTVYSEEDEIRLLYNSNNEDAPYVKNNDGKVGNSRAHVLLNDDKEGVMVVVVKKRDT; from the exons ATGGCGAAGTGTTGTTCAAACTGTTGGTACGATCGTGCCTGTTGGTTTTTCGGACTATTCACGTCGATACTCGGCGGGATCTCGATTTTCTTTGGAGTCGGAGCCCTGCTGTACTGGAACAACCCCGACTTGATCGACGAGTTTGCTATCCCAATCTGGGTCGGCGTTTTC TTGATTTGTATCGGAGGCCTCGTCATGGcaaacaacaaatgcagaagaTGGGAGGACATCAACAAGGAG TACTTGGAAGAACTTGAACTACAACTAATATCAGAAGAGCCACAAGAAAGGCCTGTCAAGAGAGTGGAAAGTTTCACTAGACTCTTCAAATCCAGATCCAGGTTATCTATCCGCAGCGAGGGTAAAAGCAAAGCTTCTCAGTCCGCAAACCAAGAGAGAGATATCTTCGAAAGACTCGACTCTTTGCGAAAGGAGAAGGAAAATGGGAGTATAAGAAGTAACAAAAACGTTAGTCGACAAGGGTCTCCTGCATCTAAGTCCCGTCGCGATAAAATCAGACAACAGACTAAATACGAGTTGTTGGACGAGTTGGAAGACCAACAGCTACATCGAAGTCCGTCTTTGTACTCTGACCTCAACTGTTTGACAGGAGCAGATATCAACAAGTCTCAAGATAAAATGAGAAATAAAAGGTTCAAGCCGATTCCtgattatgctaataaagaaCGAAACGCCATTGATAAAACACAACATGGAAATAAACGTTATTCACCGGATGATTACACCAATGAAAAGCAACcaagaaacaaaagacaagGTTCAAAGGAACACAGGAAACACCATGATACAAACAATGTTGATGAGTTTGAGATGTTAGTAATGGAACAAGATGGCAGATCAGCCCGCTCATCTCCCAGATCTAGAAGAAACCAACATAAAATCAAACAGGGAGCAAACAACGACCAAGAAGTACTACATTGGGATGATACAATCCCTTTGGAGACAGGTTCCCGTAAGGCTAATAGGAGACCGGAGTATAGGCGGTCTTTTTCGGAAGGCCATGGTGACACCGGCAGCGTTTCCGACTTTAACGATGAAAACACGAGTGAAAAGAAGTTACATAATAAGCGAAACTCAATACCATCTTTAGGAACTAATGTTGGTCAACATCACAAGACAGGCGACTTTCTAGAGGTGCCTagaggaagaagaaagaagcGAGGAAACGATCTGTTGGGAGAAACATGTCAACCGGATTCCAAAAGTCTTCCCGGAACTCCAAAAGGAAGACGAAAGGCAGCACGTGAAGAACCTGACATTCCTCTATACTCTAAAAGTCTTCCTGGTACACCAGAAGAAAGAAGACGTATTCCCAATCCGTTGGAATACCACGATCGTTTGGATTCTACAACGATCAACTTCTACCAAAAGCCAAGCAGGGTTGGAGAAGTCAAGCAGAAATCCCCAAGTCAAAGATCGGTTAACAGTATGGCGGAGTATCAGAAGCGATCCCTTGATAAGTTCATGATTCCGGCGTTTATGGAACATGGGGATAGCACCATTGAACCGGACTACTTTACGACAACAAGCttggacagaaaaaaacacagggCTCGGCATAGATCACAACCTGTGGCAACGTCAGCACAAACTGGCAGTAGCAGGGACCGGATGGATAGTAGACGGCGCTCTATCCCCGACATTATTATTTCACAGGAAGCAATCAATGGGAATCTTAACGCAGATGGCTCTATCCAAAACATGGATGGATCGCAGCAATTTGCTTCTCCAAATACTTACGGCCAAATGGCTGTACGACCAAAGAAGTCGAGCCGTTCTAGTAGCATATCAGCAGGCTCAACAACTCCATCTGTGAGGTCGCCTAGACAGTCTCCTGTCCAAAGACGCAGGAGTACTGAGCCAGCGCTAGCAGGACTAGAGTCTCTGAAAACCTACAGGGATTCCTTCGAAGCTGAGGGCTACAGCAGTATGGAGTTAGAGGCAGACATCTACGAACACATGGTCAGAGAAAGGATGAGAAAATACAAAGGAAACACGACAGAACCCAAGGTGATTTTCCCAACCCGCAAACGCCATCGCACTGCTCCAGCCGTGTCGCCGACAACACGCCGAAGGTACTTTGACGACATGGAACGGTCGCCTTTCTTTGGCCTACATGATGCAGGCGATGATATGGATAATGTGCATACCAACAGTAAGTTCGAAGCAAGGAAACAGAGTCTTCCGCCAAATTTGGACAGAAGGCAGCGAAGAACGTCAGGAAAACACAGAAAACCAAGCATTCCATATCTGGAATCATATTCCTCTGATTCAGAGGGAGGGGAAGAGACAAGTTTGCTCGGCTCTAGGGTAGCGCTAAATTCTCGCGGCGGCAAGAACTCCAGAACAGTTTCTCCAACTGACTCTTTGGAGAGTATCCGAGTAGGACGAACCGATTCTCCACCGgaatccaaaatggcggcacgCAGTAAGAAAGCAAAGCATCATGGGAGATATGCAGATGACGGATTGACCGTGCATGAACCCCGTAAGAAGAGGGTTCGGTCTCCCAAGTTGGTGTCCGACATGTACGAGACTTCCGGACAAGAAAATAGCGCAACAGAGAGTGATACGTTTCCTCCAACAACGTGGGAGACAGAAATGTCCACAGGAAAGAAGAACAACGACATTCGAAAGACTGTTTACTCAGAGGAGGATGAAATAAGGCTTCTCTACAACTCAAATAACGAGGATGCCCCATATGTGAAAAACAACGACGGGAAAGTGGGCAACTCGCGAGCACATGTGCTTCTCAACGATGACAAAGAAGGTGTGATGGTAGTCGTGGTGAAAAAGAGAGACACTTAG